The Nymphalis io chromosome 14, ilAglIoxx1.1, whole genome shotgun sequence genome has a segment encoding these proteins:
- the LOC126773404 gene encoding metaxin-1, whose amino-acid sequence MVNIELDIWRGEWGLASIDLECLKVLTYMKFIGVPVRVREASNPFFTPKGSLPVLRDGRTVLTNFEEVVEYLKSLHYSTDVHLNQKQAAEASAFTQYLRDKLYPAYQYAWWVDEKNYGDVTRPTYAKALQIPFNFYYPSRYQRAAKEMIDALYGEHSDLKEVEKTIYNEAEKCLKTLSDRLGESEYFFGNRPSSFDATVFAYLAPLVKTPLPNATLSNHIKGIANLSRFVARISQKNFRNVTDEYNRQNKKQSQGTQSEREAQFPNATRNKVLAGLFATLAMTGYAVATGMFQDMKDFQHSQDYSEMFENEEDDN is encoded by the exons atggttaatattgAATTAGATATATGGCGGGGAGAATGGGGCCTCGCTTCTATAGATTTAGAATGCTTAAAAGTCCTA acttatatgaaatttattggCGTGCCAGTTAGAGTTCGGGAAGCTAGTAATCCGTTTTTCACACCAAAAGGATCCTTACCTGTTTTGAGAGATGGAAGAACTGTTCTGACAAATTTCGAGGAAGTTGTAGAGTATTTAAAGTCATtg CATTACAGTACGGATGTTCacttaaatcaaaaacaagCAGCTGAAGCGAGTGCCTTCACACAATATTTACGGGATAAACTCTATCCTGCTTACCAGTATGCGTGGTGGGTGGACGAGAAGAACTATGGTGATGTAACAAGACCCACATATGCAAAGGCCTTACAAATTCCATTTAACTTTTACTATCCATCCAGATATCAAAGGGCAGCTAAAGAAATGATAGATGCATTATATGGTGAACACTCTGATTTAAAAGAAGTTGAAAAAACA aTTTATAATGAAGCTGAAAAGTGCCTAAAGACTCTTTCAGACAGGTTGGGTGAGAGTGAATATTTTTTCGGCAATAGACCATCTTCTTTTGATGCAACAGTATTTGCATACCTGGCTCCTCTTGTGAAAACACCTCTTCCAAATGCAACTCTTTCTAATCATATCAAAGGAATAGCTAATTTGAGTAGATTTGTTGCAAGAATCAGTCAGAAGAATTTTAGAAATGTCACAGATg AGTACAATAGACAGAACAAGAAACAATCTCAGGGCACCCAGTCAGAGCGCGAGGCGCAGTTCCCGAATGCGACGCGCAATAAAGTGCTTGCGGGATTGTTCGCCACGCTCGCCATGACCGGTTACGCTGTGGCCACTGGCATGTTCCAG GACATGAAAGATTTCCAGCATTCGCAAGATTACAGCGAGATGTTTGAGAATGAAGAAGATGATAACTGA
- the LOC126773431 gene encoding B-cell receptor-associated protein 31-like, with translation MSIQWTFIAGYLYIEIALVIIMISPIFSPRKWYRFFRSRLFSIFQERTAMYFYGLLVILGLFLFDSIREMRKYSIGSEPGHNKLASEMKGNVKLFRSQRNFYITGFAIFLSFVIRRLVTMIIIQYELQLKAEAIIKKAEDTVNFAKTTAMTQNIQGDLQNYEEIKSKLDETENLLEKQNVRIKHLEEEATTWRLKYEEAINDSQGQGDN, from the coding sequence atgtCTATTCAATGGACATTTATTGCTGGATATCTATATATCGAGATCGCCCTCGTCATTATTATGATATCACCCATATTTAGTCCGAGAAAATGGTATCGTTTCTTCCGATCACgactattttcaatatttcaagaGCGAACTGCTATGTATTTTTATGGTCTATTGGTTATTTTGGGTCTGTTCTTATTTGATTCTATTAGAGAGATGAGAAAATATTCCATTGGAAGCGAACCCGGTCATAACAAGCTAGCCAGTGAAATGAAAGGAAACGTAAAATTATTTAGATCTCAAAGAAACTTCTACATAACTGGTTTTGCTATATTCTTATCATTTGTCATCAGAAGATTAGTAACAatgattattatacaatatgaaTTGCAGTTAAAGGCTGAAGCGATAATCAAAAAAGCTGAAGACACTGTTAATTTTGCTAAAACAACTGCTATGACACAGAATATTCAAGGTGATCTTCAAAattatgaagaaataaaaagtaaattagatGAAACTGAAAATTTATTGGAAAAGCAGAATGTTAGGATCAAGCATCTAGAAGAAGAAGCAACTACATGGAGGCTTAAATATGAGGAAGCAATAAATGACTCTCAGGGACAAGGAGATAATTAA